In Dehalogenimonas etheniformans, one genomic interval encodes:
- a CDS encoding substrate-binding domain-containing protein — translation MKNRKRLPIVGVLLSALLIAASIAGCSNTPGTTTTPPATTDQGVGVLKPETHLKVATTSSLYDTGLWALLEPMFEKQNNCQVDILYANTGLAMTYGQRGDVDVIAVHDKTKELQFITDGYGTQRYVFAYNYFVIVGPANDPLGLKGLSPEEAFKKLAASKTTPFVSRGDTSGTYSKELAIWKAAGLDYQTVRNSGSWYVEAGQGMGPTLAIAGQKQAYTLSDIGTFLAYKAQTGLVSLVDTGSILLNVYSVIPINPAKVNINNSQAELASKFAQWMVSPDIQKIIGEYGVKDYSRSLFTPCAGNEPTA, via the coding sequence TTGAAAAATAGAAAACGGTTGCCAATTGTTGGAGTCCTGCTTTCGGCGCTTTTGATAGCCGCCTCTATTGCAGGATGTTCCAACACCCCCGGTACCACAACCACCCCTCCCGCCACCACCGACCAAGGCGTCGGCGTTCTAAAACCGGAGACCCACCTCAAGGTAGCTACCACCAGCTCACTGTACGATACCGGCCTTTGGGCGTTGCTGGAACCCATGTTTGAAAAGCAGAACAACTGCCAGGTGGACATCCTCTACGCTAACACCGGGCTGGCGATGACCTACGGGCAGCGCGGCGACGTGGACGTGATCGCTGTCCACGACAAAACCAAGGAGTTGCAGTTCATCACCGATGGCTACGGCACCCAGCGTTACGTTTTCGCCTACAACTACTTCGTGATCGTCGGACCGGCTAACGACCCGCTCGGCTTGAAAGGTTTGTCTCCTGAAGAAGCCTTCAAAAAACTTGCCGCGTCCAAAACTACCCCCTTTGTCTCCCGCGGTGATACATCCGGGACCTACTCCAAGGAACTCGCCATCTGGAAGGCGGCAGGCCTGGATTATCAGACGGTCCGCAACTCCGGCTCGTGGTATGTGGAAGCAGGGCAGGGAATGGGTCCCACCCTGGCAATAGCCGGGCAAAAGCAGGCTTACACCCTTTCCGATATTGGCACTTTCCTGGCCTATAAAGCTCAGACCGGACTTGTATCCCTGGTTGATACCGGATCGATCTTGCTCAACGTTTATTCTGTAATTCCGATCAACCCCGCCAAAGTCAACATCAACAACTCCCAGGCTGAATTGGCTTCAAAATTCGCTCAATGGATGGTCTCCCCAGACATCCAGAAGATCATCGGCGAATACGGAGTCAAAGACTACAGCCGTTCGCTGTTCACTCCTTGCGCCGGTAACGAACCAACGGCTTAG
- a CDS encoding ABC transporter permease, producing the protein MEIWQGLQRAIELIFSLDPEVLEITRRSLTISATASVIAAFVSLPLGSVIFHNTFPGKGFLISVINTLFSLPTVLVGLFVFLLFSRAGPLGQFGILFTPTVMVIGQILLVTPLMLGLVISALSGVDRQAKETAVALGANRWQMGTLIIKEARYAIFTAFILGFGRAISEVGLALMVGGNIRGFTRVLTTTISLETSKGDIELSMALGIILLAIALVINLALSWLQQRSSLIRSRMVE; encoded by the coding sequence ATGGAAATCTGGCAAGGACTGCAACGGGCCATCGAGCTGATCTTTTCGCTCGATCCCGAGGTACTCGAGATCACGCGGCGGTCGCTGACCATCTCAGCGACCGCCAGCGTTATTGCCGCTTTTGTATCTTTACCCCTCGGATCGGTAATTTTCCACAATACCTTTCCGGGCAAAGGTTTCCTGATCAGCGTCATCAACACCTTGTTCAGTTTACCCACGGTGCTGGTCGGCTTGTTTGTTTTCCTTCTATTTTCCCGCGCCGGACCTCTCGGGCAATTTGGCATTCTTTTCACCCCGACGGTCATGGTAATAGGCCAAATCCTGCTTGTCACCCCACTCATGCTGGGATTGGTGATTTCTGCCCTTTCAGGAGTTGACCGCCAGGCTAAAGAAACCGCTGTTGCATTGGGTGCCAACCGGTGGCAGATGGGCACGCTCATCATCAAGGAGGCCCGGTATGCCATCTTCACTGCCTTCATCCTGGGGTTCGGCCGGGCTATTTCTGAGGTCGGCCTGGCGCTCATGGTGGGCGGCAACATCCGCGGCTTCACGCGGGTCCTGACCACCACCATTTCATTGGAAACCAGTAAGGGAGACATTGAATTATCAATGGCGCTTGGCATTATCCTGCTCGCGATTGCACTGGTGATCAATCTGGCACTCTCCTGGCTGCAACAACGCAGTTCGTTGATCAGATCCAGGATGGTTGAATAG
- a CDS encoding ABC transporter ATP-binding protein has translation MPVLEANGLIKRYGQTDIIKGISLSVEAGETIAFIGPSGAGKSTLLRLLDLLELPSGGTIALQGTRVGRKNSERLEFRRRMSFVHQKPLVFSSSVFDNVAQPLKWRGFKKEDLHERVGKALALVGMEHYSSRAAKTLSGGETQRIAIARSLVTDPEILFLDEPTANLDPPSTARVEELITKIIKTQNLTVVMATHDLAQGQRLAGRIGVLMNGELMQLAKSDEIFLAPACRAVAEFIGIENIFSGTVIGNLEGMVNVDVSGQVFQTLGDFAIGDKVNLFVRPEDVTVSLAAGSTSARNCLRGTISRLSLINPLVRLEIDCGFKLMAVITRASSEEMGLSLGSNVYACLKATAIHAVRA, from the coding sequence ATGCCTGTATTAGAAGCCAACGGGCTCATCAAGCGTTACGGGCAGACAGATATTATCAAGGGCATCTCCTTATCAGTGGAAGCAGGTGAGACCATAGCCTTCATCGGACCCAGCGGTGCCGGAAAAAGCACCCTGTTGCGGCTCCTCGACCTGCTCGAACTTCCTTCAGGCGGTACCATTGCCCTGCAAGGGACTCGGGTGGGTAGGAAAAATTCGGAGCGCCTGGAATTCCGCCGGCGGATGTCCTTTGTCCATCAGAAACCCCTCGTTTTTTCGTCCAGTGTTTTCGACAACGTCGCTCAGCCGCTGAAATGGAGAGGCTTCAAAAAAGAGGATCTGCACGAGCGGGTCGGAAAAGCGCTTGCTTTAGTCGGGATGGAACACTACTCTAGCCGGGCGGCCAAAACTCTCTCCGGAGGTGAGACACAGCGCATCGCCATCGCCCGATCCCTGGTAACTGACCCTGAAATCTTGTTTCTGGACGAACCGACCGCTAATCTCGATCCCCCGTCAACCGCCCGGGTCGAGGAACTCATCACTAAGATAATTAAAACCCAGAATTTGACTGTGGTCATGGCTACCCACGACTTGGCCCAGGGGCAGCGTCTTGCCGGCCGGATCGGGGTGCTAATGAACGGGGAATTGATGCAGCTGGCAAAAAGCGACGAGATCTTCCTTGCTCCCGCCTGTCGTGCCGTGGCTGAGTTCATCGGGATCGAAAATATATTTTCGGGAACCGTTATCGGAAATCTTGAAGGAATGGTCAATGTGGATGTATCGGGGCAGGTCTTCCAGACATTGGGAGATTTTGCCATCGGGGATAAGGTAAACCTTTTTGTTCGTCCGGAAGATGTAACCGTCAGCCTCGCCGCTGGATCGACCAGCGCCCGCAACTGCCTGCGTGGGACGATCTCCCGGTTATCGCTGATCAATCCCCTGGTCCGCCTGGAGATCGATTGCGGTTTCAAGCTCATGGCAGTTATCACCCGCGCCTCATCAGAGGAAATGGGTTTGTCGCTTGGCTCGAATGTTTACGCCTGTCTCAAAGCCACGGCCATTCATGCCGTCAGAGCTTGA